One Vespula pensylvanica isolate Volc-1 chromosome 1, ASM1446617v1, whole genome shotgun sequence genomic region harbors:
- the LOC122634834 gene encoding uncharacterized protein LOC122634834 yields the protein MFITKLFIVAALMAINIEEIYGHGMLMEPVNRSSAWRKGFRVPPNYDDDGNFCGGLSVQIQNGGKCGICGDNYILPQPRPNENTGLYGTGTIVRRYQKGQKINVVARITANHWGYFKLQICPLSNPKELETEECFNRYPLKLEDGSDRYVLKSHASKDYTMNVLLPDNLTCEHCVLRWEYFAANNWGICEDGSEGMGCGPQETFKTCSDISIS from the exons ATGTTTATTACAAAACTTTTCATTGTCGCGGCTTTAATGGCCATAAACATCGAAGAAATTTATGGACATGGTATGTTAATGGAACCCGTTAATAGAAGCAGTGCTTGGAGGAAAGGATTTCGTGTTCCACCGaattacgacgacgatggaaATTTCTGTGGTGGTTTGAGC GTACAAATACAAAACGGTGGTAAATGCGGAATTTGCGGTGATAATTACATTCTACCACAACCTAGACCAAACGAGAACACTGGACTTTATGGCACGGGTACCATCGTCAGAAg ATATCAAAAGGGTCAAAAGATCAACGTTGTAGCACGTATCACTGCGAATCATTGGGGTTATTTCAAATTACAAATATGTCCTCTCTCGAATCCAAAAGAACTTGAAACCGAAGAGTGCTTTAATCGATACCCTTTGAAATTAGAGGATGGATCAGATAGATATGTGTTAAAGAGTCACGCTTCCAAAGATTACACCATGAATGTACTTCTACCAGATAATCTTACCTGCGAACATTGTGTTTTGAGATGGGAATATTTTGCTGCAAACAACTGGGGTATTTGCGAAGACGGTTCTGAAGGAATGGGATGTGGACCTCAAGAAACTTTCAAGACTTGTTCCGATATCAGTATTTCATAA
- the LOC122631074 gene encoding uncharacterized protein LOC122631074 → MYYLQIILLSCMAFVNLIQIHGHGMMMDPVNRSSAWKKHFPVPPNFNDNELFCGGFATQYEKNNGNCGECGDDWSLPRPRPNENGGIYGTGLIVKKYTEGFHIQIQINLTASHLGHFEFSICPLSNPKELETDECFAKYPVQLADGSYKYNIERYQAEVHLIEAILPQGLICEHCVLRWHYRTANSWGICEDGSATIGCGNQEIFRSCSDIAITK, encoded by the exons ATGTATTATCtacaaattattcttttatcctGTATGGCTTTTGTAAATTTGATACAAATTCATGGCCATGGTATGATGATGGATCCGGTTAACAGAAGTAGCGCTTggaaaaaacattttcctGTTCCCCCTAATTTCAACGACAATGAACTCTTCTGTGGTGGCTTTGCG acTCAATACGAAAAAAACAATGGTAATTGCGGCGAATGTGGTGACGATTGGTCTTTGCCACGACCTAGACCTAACGAAAATGGAGGTATTTATGGAACTGGACTCATTGTCAAAAA ATACACAGAGGGTTTTCATATTCAGATTCAAATCAATCTGACCGCCTCTCACCTAGGACATTTCGAATTCTCTATTTGTCCTCTAAGCAATCCGAAGGAACTCGAAACTGACGAATGCTTTGCGAAATATCCAGTACAATTGGCCGACGGTTCGTACAAgtataatatcgaaagataCCAAGCTGAGGTTCATTTGATCGAAGCAATACTTCCCCAAGGACTTATCTGTGAGCACTGCGTTCTTAGATGGCATTACAGAACTGCAAATAGTTGGGGTATTTGTGAAGATGGTTCAGCAACTATTGGCTGTGGTAATCAAGAAATTTTCAGAAGTTGTTCTGACATTGCTATTACCAAGtaa